A section of the Primulina eburnea isolate SZY01 chromosome 1, ASM2296580v1, whole genome shotgun sequence genome encodes:
- the LOC140841392 gene encoding uncharacterized protein isoform X2 yields MKFEKVDKLQPRQNPDAGVPGSQSEAESTPSKASDKILDDGYSWRKYGQKLVKGDQYIRSYYKCTHPNCLAKKQVERSHDGVKTDINYLVGHKHPKAQHSPKVASSSKVSVQEIPIAMPTSEELGNYSRKKNLENVNHTSILETNPLVTTHADLHLRQNADADVSEHHREERTVSLMAEKDSDLLRQKPNANQGVTGKKICQHQVSHKTRHEKFDKVCVLPIQKSEIFDKGQTYLVKREIDSDNLQPVQSSSSLPRIQTQEKNHTSYIKPEKTCEILKTGKNVEVGGFNLQSHQLTIYNILSEKLAAFPKQIVAKEEPRQSLDNGLYALDGKEENFSTEKQTVSKDQVEMPSSRVRDLQGFAYSMKFGKVEKLQPRRNPDAGVQGSQSEAEITPSKAIDKILDDGYGWRKYGQKLVKGNQYTRSYYKCTHHDCLAKKQVERSPGGIKTDINYLGEHKHPKAQHSPQVASISEVRVQEIPIAMPTSEELGNSSRKKNLENVNHTSISEINPLETTHTDLHLRQNADADADADAGADVSEHHREERTVSLMAEKDSDLLRQKTSANQGVTEFFFCQNQVSHKTRHDKSDNVCVIPVQKSEICDKGQTYLVKRERDSDNLQPVQSSRGIPILQTQEKNHMYYIKPEKTWEILRTGKNVEVGGFSLQSHQLSISNILSEKLVAFPKQTVAKEEPRQSLDDGLYALDGKAESFSMEKQTVSKDQVEMPSSRVRETLSSSDQQGFSCSMKFEKVEKLQPRRNPDAGVRGSQSEAESTPSKASDKILDDGYSWRKYGQKLVKGDQYIRSYYKCTHPNCVAKKQVERSHVGIKTDINYLGEHKHPEARHGPQVASSSEVRVQEIPIAMPTSEADAGSIITRGEACQHSPPPETSTPLMVVRNGDSVTGVASPSNVESDDKAGCPNPKRQKILTSSDGNFLSKPNNESRHVQTLSVVDIVNDGYRWRKYGQKLVKGNPNPRSYYRCTNAGCPVKKHVERASHDPQLVITTYEGQHDHDIPLSRTVNRSTAEKDSAMSKAKVESTLKIKREQVCWS; encoded by the exons ATGAAATTTGAGAAAGTGGATAAATTGCAGCCAAGGCAAAACCCTGATGCTGGGGTTCCAGGGTCCCAGTCTGAGGCAGAAAGCACTCCCTCTAAAGCAAGTGATAAAATATTGGATGATGGCTATAGCTGGAGAAAATATGGGCAGAAGCTTGTGAAAGGAGACCAATATATTCGAAGCTATTACAAATGTACTCATCCCAATTGCCTTGCAAAGAAACAAGTGGAGAGATCACATGATGGAGTCAAAACGGATATTAATTATCTTGTGGGACATAAACATCCTAAAGCACAACATAGTCCCAAAGTTGCCTCCAGTTCTAAAGTAAGTGTACAAGAGATACCTATTGCAATGCCTACATCAGAAG AATTGGGTAACTATTCTCGGAAGAAAAACCTGGAGAATGTAAACCACACTTCAATATTGGAGACTAACCCTCTAGTAACCACACATGCTGATCTGCATCTGAGGCAAAATGCTGATGCTGATGTGTCAGAACATCACAGAGAAGAAAGAACTGTGTCTCTTATGGCAGAGAAGGATTCGGATTTGCTGAGGCAAAAACCAAATGCAAATCAAGGAGTGACAGGAAAAAAAATTTGTCAACACCAAGTCTCTCACAAAACAAGGCATGAGAAATTTGATAAAGTATGTGTCCTCCCCATCCAAAAGTCTGAAATTTTTGATAAAGGACAAACTTATTTGGTGAAGAGGGAGATAGATTCAGATAATTTGCAGCCTGTCCAAAGTTCTAGCAGTCTTCCTAGAATACAAACTCAAGAAAAAAACCACACTTCTTACATAAAACCTGAGAAGACTTGCGAAATTTTGAAGACAGGGAAGAATGTAGAAGTCGGAGGTTTTAATTTGCAATCTCATCAACTTAccatttataatattttgtcTGAGAAATTGGCGGCTTTCCCAAAACAAATTGTAGCCAAGGAGGAACCTAGACAGTCCCTGGATAATGGACTCTATGCTCTTGATGGAAAAGAAGAAAACTTTTCTACGGAAAAGCAAACAGTTTCCAAGGATCAAGTAGAAATGCCTAGTTCACGTGTTAGGGATCTACAGGGTTTTGCATATTCTATGAAATTTGGGAAAGTGGAGAAATTGCAGCCTAGGCGAAACCCTGATGCTGGAGTTCAAGGGTCCCAATCTGAGGCGGAAATCACTCCCTCTAAAGCAATTGATAAAATATTGGATGATGGCTATGGCTGGAGAAAATATGGGCAGAAGCTTGTGAAAGGAAACCAATATACTCGAAGCTATTACAAGTGTACTCATCATGATTGCCTTGCAAAGAAACAAGTCGAGAGATCACCTGGTGGAATCAAAACGGATATTAATTATCTTGGGGAACATAAACATCCTAAAGCACAACATAGTCCCCAAGTTGCCTCCATTTCTGAAGTAAGAGTACAGGAGATACCTATTGCTATGCCTACATCAGAAG AATTGGGTAACTCTTCTCGGAAGAAGAACCTGGAGAATGTAAACCACACTTCAATATCGGAGATTAACCCTCTAGAAACCACACATACTGATCTGCATCTGAGGCAAAATGCTGATGCTGATGCTGATGCTGATGCTGGTGCTGATGTGTCAGAACACCACAGAGAAGAAAGAACTGTGTCTCTTATGGCAGAGAAGGATTCAGATTTGCTGAGGCAAAAAACAAGTGCAAATCAAGGAGTgacagaattttttttttgtcaaaaccAAGTCTCTCACAAAACAAGGCATGATAAATCTGATAACGTATGTGTCATCCCCGTCCAAAAGTCTGAAATTTGTGATAAAGGACAAACTTATTTGGTTAAGAGGGAGAGAGATTCAGATAATTTGCAGCCTGTACAAAGTTCTAGAGGTATCCCCATCTTACAAACTCAAGAAAAAAACCACATGTATTACATAAAACCTGAGAAGACTTGGGAAATTTTGAGGACAGGAAAGAATGTAGAAGTCGGAGGTTTTAGTTTGCAATCTCATCAACTTAGCATTTCTAATATTTTGTCTGAAAAATTGGTGGCTTTTCCAAAACAAACTGTAGCCAAGGAGGAACCTAGACAGTCCCTGGATGATGGACTCTATGCTCTTGATGGAAAAGCAGAAAGCTTTTCTATGGAGAAGCAAACAGTTTCCAAGGATCAAGTAGAAATGCCTAGTTCACGTGTTAGGGAAACTTTATCATCATCAGATCAACAGGGTTTTTCATGTTCTATGAAATTTGAGAAAGTGGAGAAATTGCAGCCAAGGCGAAACCCTGATGCTGGGGTTCGAGGGTCCCAGTCTGAGGCAGAAAGCACTCCCTCTAAAGCAAGTGATAAAATATTGGATGATGGCTATAGCTGGAGAAAATATGGGCAGAAGCTAGTGAAAGGAGACCAATATATTCGAAGCTATTACAAATGTACTCATCCCAATTGCGTTGCAAAGAAACAAGTGGAGAGATCACATGTTGGCATTAAAACGGATATTAATTATCTTGGGGAACATAAACATCCTGAAGCACGACATGGTCCCCAAGTTGCCTCCAGTTCTGAAGTAAGAGTACAGGAGATACCTATTGCTATGCCTACATCAGAAG CTGATGCTGGGTCAATTATTACTCGTGGTGAAGCATGTCAACACAGTCCACCACCTGAAACCTCAACGCCATTGATGGTTGTGAGAAATGGTGATAGTGTGACAGGCGTAGCTTCGCCTTCAAATGTTGAAAGCGATGACAAAGCTGGTTGTCCTAACCCTAAACGGCA GAAGATATTAACTTCTTCTGATGGCAATTTCCTAAGTAAACCTAATAATGAATCACGGCATGTTCAAACTTTGAGTGTGGTTGACATAGTAAATGATGGCTACCGCTGGCGAAAATACGGACAGAAATTGGTGAAGGGAAATCCTAATCCAAG
- the LOC140841392 gene encoding uncharacterized protein isoform X1 encodes MKFEKVDKLQPRQNPDAGVPGSQSEAESTPSKASDKILDDGYSWRKYGQKLVKGDQYIRSYYKCTHPNCLAKKQVERSHDGVKTDINYLVGHKHPKAQHSPKVASSSKVSVQEIPIAMPTSEELGNYSRKKNLENVNHTSILETNPLVTTHADLHLRQNADADVSEHHREERTVSLMAEKDSDLLRQKPNANQGVTGKKICQHQVSHKTRHEKFDKVCVLPIQKSEIFDKGQTYLVKREIDSDNLQPVQSSSSLPRIQTQEKNHTSYIKPEKTCEILKTGKNVEVGGFNLQSHQLTIYNILSEKLAAFPKQIVAKEEPRQSLDNGLYALDGKEENFSTEKQTVSKDQVEMPSSRVRDLQGFAYSMKFGKVEKLQPRRNPDAGVQGSQSEAEITPSKAIDKILDDGYGWRKYGQKLVKGNQYTRSYYKCTHHDCLAKKQVERSPGGIKTDINYLGEHKHPKAQHSPQVASISEVRVQEIPIAMPTSEELGNSSRKKNLENVNHTSISEINPLETTHTDLHLRQNADADADADAGADVSEHHREERTVSLMAEKDSDLLRQKTSANQGVTEFFFCQNQVSHKTRHDKSDNVCVIPVQKSEICDKGQTYLVKRERDSDNLQPVQSSRGIPILQTQEKNHMYYIKPEKTWEILRTGKNVEVGGFSLQSHQLSISNILSEKLVAFPKQTVAKEEPRQSLDDGLYALDGKAESFSMEKQTVSKDQVEMPSSRVRETLSSSDQQGFSCSMKFEKVEKLQPRRNPDAGVRGSQSEAESTPSKASDKILDDGYSWRKYGQKLVKGDQYIRSYYKCTHPNCVAKKQVERSHVGIKTDINYLGEHKHPEARHGPQVASSSEVRVQEIPIAMPTSEADAGSIITRGEACQHSPPPETSTPLMVVRNGDSVTGVASPSNVESDDKAGCPNPKRQKILTSSDGNFLSKPNNESRHVQTLSVVDIVNDGYRWRKYGQKLVKGNPNPSFLSFRSYYRCTNAGCPVKKHVERASHDPQLVITTYEGQHDHDIPLSRTVNRSTAEKDSAMSKAKVESTLKIKREQVCWS; translated from the exons ATGAAATTTGAGAAAGTGGATAAATTGCAGCCAAGGCAAAACCCTGATGCTGGGGTTCCAGGGTCCCAGTCTGAGGCAGAAAGCACTCCCTCTAAAGCAAGTGATAAAATATTGGATGATGGCTATAGCTGGAGAAAATATGGGCAGAAGCTTGTGAAAGGAGACCAATATATTCGAAGCTATTACAAATGTACTCATCCCAATTGCCTTGCAAAGAAACAAGTGGAGAGATCACATGATGGAGTCAAAACGGATATTAATTATCTTGTGGGACATAAACATCCTAAAGCACAACATAGTCCCAAAGTTGCCTCCAGTTCTAAAGTAAGTGTACAAGAGATACCTATTGCAATGCCTACATCAGAAG AATTGGGTAACTATTCTCGGAAGAAAAACCTGGAGAATGTAAACCACACTTCAATATTGGAGACTAACCCTCTAGTAACCACACATGCTGATCTGCATCTGAGGCAAAATGCTGATGCTGATGTGTCAGAACATCACAGAGAAGAAAGAACTGTGTCTCTTATGGCAGAGAAGGATTCGGATTTGCTGAGGCAAAAACCAAATGCAAATCAAGGAGTGACAGGAAAAAAAATTTGTCAACACCAAGTCTCTCACAAAACAAGGCATGAGAAATTTGATAAAGTATGTGTCCTCCCCATCCAAAAGTCTGAAATTTTTGATAAAGGACAAACTTATTTGGTGAAGAGGGAGATAGATTCAGATAATTTGCAGCCTGTCCAAAGTTCTAGCAGTCTTCCTAGAATACAAACTCAAGAAAAAAACCACACTTCTTACATAAAACCTGAGAAGACTTGCGAAATTTTGAAGACAGGGAAGAATGTAGAAGTCGGAGGTTTTAATTTGCAATCTCATCAACTTAccatttataatattttgtcTGAGAAATTGGCGGCTTTCCCAAAACAAATTGTAGCCAAGGAGGAACCTAGACAGTCCCTGGATAATGGACTCTATGCTCTTGATGGAAAAGAAGAAAACTTTTCTACGGAAAAGCAAACAGTTTCCAAGGATCAAGTAGAAATGCCTAGTTCACGTGTTAGGGATCTACAGGGTTTTGCATATTCTATGAAATTTGGGAAAGTGGAGAAATTGCAGCCTAGGCGAAACCCTGATGCTGGAGTTCAAGGGTCCCAATCTGAGGCGGAAATCACTCCCTCTAAAGCAATTGATAAAATATTGGATGATGGCTATGGCTGGAGAAAATATGGGCAGAAGCTTGTGAAAGGAAACCAATATACTCGAAGCTATTACAAGTGTACTCATCATGATTGCCTTGCAAAGAAACAAGTCGAGAGATCACCTGGTGGAATCAAAACGGATATTAATTATCTTGGGGAACATAAACATCCTAAAGCACAACATAGTCCCCAAGTTGCCTCCATTTCTGAAGTAAGAGTACAGGAGATACCTATTGCTATGCCTACATCAGAAG AATTGGGTAACTCTTCTCGGAAGAAGAACCTGGAGAATGTAAACCACACTTCAATATCGGAGATTAACCCTCTAGAAACCACACATACTGATCTGCATCTGAGGCAAAATGCTGATGCTGATGCTGATGCTGATGCTGGTGCTGATGTGTCAGAACACCACAGAGAAGAAAGAACTGTGTCTCTTATGGCAGAGAAGGATTCAGATTTGCTGAGGCAAAAAACAAGTGCAAATCAAGGAGTgacagaattttttttttgtcaaaaccAAGTCTCTCACAAAACAAGGCATGATAAATCTGATAACGTATGTGTCATCCCCGTCCAAAAGTCTGAAATTTGTGATAAAGGACAAACTTATTTGGTTAAGAGGGAGAGAGATTCAGATAATTTGCAGCCTGTACAAAGTTCTAGAGGTATCCCCATCTTACAAACTCAAGAAAAAAACCACATGTATTACATAAAACCTGAGAAGACTTGGGAAATTTTGAGGACAGGAAAGAATGTAGAAGTCGGAGGTTTTAGTTTGCAATCTCATCAACTTAGCATTTCTAATATTTTGTCTGAAAAATTGGTGGCTTTTCCAAAACAAACTGTAGCCAAGGAGGAACCTAGACAGTCCCTGGATGATGGACTCTATGCTCTTGATGGAAAAGCAGAAAGCTTTTCTATGGAGAAGCAAACAGTTTCCAAGGATCAAGTAGAAATGCCTAGTTCACGTGTTAGGGAAACTTTATCATCATCAGATCAACAGGGTTTTTCATGTTCTATGAAATTTGAGAAAGTGGAGAAATTGCAGCCAAGGCGAAACCCTGATGCTGGGGTTCGAGGGTCCCAGTCTGAGGCAGAAAGCACTCCCTCTAAAGCAAGTGATAAAATATTGGATGATGGCTATAGCTGGAGAAAATATGGGCAGAAGCTAGTGAAAGGAGACCAATATATTCGAAGCTATTACAAATGTACTCATCCCAATTGCGTTGCAAAGAAACAAGTGGAGAGATCACATGTTGGCATTAAAACGGATATTAATTATCTTGGGGAACATAAACATCCTGAAGCACGACATGGTCCCCAAGTTGCCTCCAGTTCTGAAGTAAGAGTACAGGAGATACCTATTGCTATGCCTACATCAGAAG CTGATGCTGGGTCAATTATTACTCGTGGTGAAGCATGTCAACACAGTCCACCACCTGAAACCTCAACGCCATTGATGGTTGTGAGAAATGGTGATAGTGTGACAGGCGTAGCTTCGCCTTCAAATGTTGAAAGCGATGACAAAGCTGGTTGTCCTAACCCTAAACGGCA GAAGATATTAACTTCTTCTGATGGCAATTTCCTAAGTAAACCTAATAATGAATCACGGCATGTTCAAACTTTGAGTGTGGTTGACATAGTAAATGATGGCTACCGCTGGCGAAAATACGGACAGAAATTGGTGAAGGGAAATCCTAATCCAAG
- the LOC140841392 gene encoding uncharacterized protein isoform X3 → MPEPRQNPDAGVPGSQSEAESTPSKASDKILDDGYSWRKYGQKLVKGDQYIRSYYKCTHPNCLAKKQVERSHDGVKTDINYLVGHKHPKAQHSPKVASSSKVSVQEIPIAMPTSEELGNYSRKKNLENVNHTSILETNPLVTTHADLHLRQNADADVSEHHREERTVSLMAEKDSDLLRQKPNANQGVTGKKICQHQVSHKTRHEKFDKVCVLPIQKSEIFDKGQTYLVKREIDSDNLQPVQSSSSLPRIQTQEKNHTSYIKPEKTCEILKTGKNVEVGGFNLQSHQLTIYNILSEKLAAFPKQIVAKEEPRQSLDNGLYALDGKEENFSTEKQTVSKDQVEMPSSRVRDLQGFAYSMKFGKVEKLQPRRNPDAGVQGSQSEAEITPSKAIDKILDDGYGWRKYGQKLVKGNQYTRSYYKCTHHDCLAKKQVERSPGGIKTDINYLGEHKHPKAQHSPQVASISEVRVQEIPIAMPTSEELGNSSRKKNLENVNHTSISEINPLETTHTDLHLRQNADADADADAGADVSEHHREERTVSLMAEKDSDLLRQKTSANQGVTEFFFCQNQVSHKTRHDKSDNVCVIPVQKSEICDKGQTYLVKRERDSDNLQPVQSSRGIPILQTQEKNHMYYIKPEKTWEILRTGKNVEVGGFSLQSHQLSISNILSEKLVAFPKQTVAKEEPRQSLDDGLYALDGKAESFSMEKQTVSKDQVEMPSSRVRETLSSSDQQGFSCSMKFEKVEKLQPRRNPDAGVRGSQSEAESTPSKASDKILDDGYSWRKYGQKLVKGDQYIRSYYKCTHPNCVAKKQVERSHVGIKTDINYLGEHKHPEARHGPQVASSSEVRVQEIPIAMPTSEADAGSIITRGEACQHSPPPETSTPLMVVRNGDSVTGVASPSNVESDDKAGCPNPKRQKILTSSDGNFLSKPNNESRHVQTLSVVDIVNDGYRWRKYGQKLVKGNPNPSFLSFRSYYRCTNAGCPVKKHVERASHDPQLVITTYEGQHDHDIPLSRTVNRSTAEKDSAMSKAKVESTLKIKREQVCWS, encoded by the exons CCAAGGCAAAACCCTGATGCTGGGGTTCCAGGGTCCCAGTCTGAGGCAGAAAGCACTCCCTCTAAAGCAAGTGATAAAATATTGGATGATGGCTATAGCTGGAGAAAATATGGGCAGAAGCTTGTGAAAGGAGACCAATATATTCGAAGCTATTACAAATGTACTCATCCCAATTGCCTTGCAAAGAAACAAGTGGAGAGATCACATGATGGAGTCAAAACGGATATTAATTATCTTGTGGGACATAAACATCCTAAAGCACAACATAGTCCCAAAGTTGCCTCCAGTTCTAAAGTAAGTGTACAAGAGATACCTATTGCAATGCCTACATCAGAAG AATTGGGTAACTATTCTCGGAAGAAAAACCTGGAGAATGTAAACCACACTTCAATATTGGAGACTAACCCTCTAGTAACCACACATGCTGATCTGCATCTGAGGCAAAATGCTGATGCTGATGTGTCAGAACATCACAGAGAAGAAAGAACTGTGTCTCTTATGGCAGAGAAGGATTCGGATTTGCTGAGGCAAAAACCAAATGCAAATCAAGGAGTGACAGGAAAAAAAATTTGTCAACACCAAGTCTCTCACAAAACAAGGCATGAGAAATTTGATAAAGTATGTGTCCTCCCCATCCAAAAGTCTGAAATTTTTGATAAAGGACAAACTTATTTGGTGAAGAGGGAGATAGATTCAGATAATTTGCAGCCTGTCCAAAGTTCTAGCAGTCTTCCTAGAATACAAACTCAAGAAAAAAACCACACTTCTTACATAAAACCTGAGAAGACTTGCGAAATTTTGAAGACAGGGAAGAATGTAGAAGTCGGAGGTTTTAATTTGCAATCTCATCAACTTAccatttataatattttgtcTGAGAAATTGGCGGCTTTCCCAAAACAAATTGTAGCCAAGGAGGAACCTAGACAGTCCCTGGATAATGGACTCTATGCTCTTGATGGAAAAGAAGAAAACTTTTCTACGGAAAAGCAAACAGTTTCCAAGGATCAAGTAGAAATGCCTAGTTCACGTGTTAGGGATCTACAGGGTTTTGCATATTCTATGAAATTTGGGAAAGTGGAGAAATTGCAGCCTAGGCGAAACCCTGATGCTGGAGTTCAAGGGTCCCAATCTGAGGCGGAAATCACTCCCTCTAAAGCAATTGATAAAATATTGGATGATGGCTATGGCTGGAGAAAATATGGGCAGAAGCTTGTGAAAGGAAACCAATATACTCGAAGCTATTACAAGTGTACTCATCATGATTGCCTTGCAAAGAAACAAGTCGAGAGATCACCTGGTGGAATCAAAACGGATATTAATTATCTTGGGGAACATAAACATCCTAAAGCACAACATAGTCCCCAAGTTGCCTCCATTTCTGAAGTAAGAGTACAGGAGATACCTATTGCTATGCCTACATCAGAAG AATTGGGTAACTCTTCTCGGAAGAAGAACCTGGAGAATGTAAACCACACTTCAATATCGGAGATTAACCCTCTAGAAACCACACATACTGATCTGCATCTGAGGCAAAATGCTGATGCTGATGCTGATGCTGATGCTGGTGCTGATGTGTCAGAACACCACAGAGAAGAAAGAACTGTGTCTCTTATGGCAGAGAAGGATTCAGATTTGCTGAGGCAAAAAACAAGTGCAAATCAAGGAGTgacagaattttttttttgtcaaaaccAAGTCTCTCACAAAACAAGGCATGATAAATCTGATAACGTATGTGTCATCCCCGTCCAAAAGTCTGAAATTTGTGATAAAGGACAAACTTATTTGGTTAAGAGGGAGAGAGATTCAGATAATTTGCAGCCTGTACAAAGTTCTAGAGGTATCCCCATCTTACAAACTCAAGAAAAAAACCACATGTATTACATAAAACCTGAGAAGACTTGGGAAATTTTGAGGACAGGAAAGAATGTAGAAGTCGGAGGTTTTAGTTTGCAATCTCATCAACTTAGCATTTCTAATATTTTGTCTGAAAAATTGGTGGCTTTTCCAAAACAAACTGTAGCCAAGGAGGAACCTAGACAGTCCCTGGATGATGGACTCTATGCTCTTGATGGAAAAGCAGAAAGCTTTTCTATGGAGAAGCAAACAGTTTCCAAGGATCAAGTAGAAATGCCTAGTTCACGTGTTAGGGAAACTTTATCATCATCAGATCAACAGGGTTTTTCATGTTCTATGAAATTTGAGAAAGTGGAGAAATTGCAGCCAAGGCGAAACCCTGATGCTGGGGTTCGAGGGTCCCAGTCTGAGGCAGAAAGCACTCCCTCTAAAGCAAGTGATAAAATATTGGATGATGGCTATAGCTGGAGAAAATATGGGCAGAAGCTAGTGAAAGGAGACCAATATATTCGAAGCTATTACAAATGTACTCATCCCAATTGCGTTGCAAAGAAACAAGTGGAGAGATCACATGTTGGCATTAAAACGGATATTAATTATCTTGGGGAACATAAACATCCTGAAGCACGACATGGTCCCCAAGTTGCCTCCAGTTCTGAAGTAAGAGTACAGGAGATACCTATTGCTATGCCTACATCAGAAG CTGATGCTGGGTCAATTATTACTCGTGGTGAAGCATGTCAACACAGTCCACCACCTGAAACCTCAACGCCATTGATGGTTGTGAGAAATGGTGATAGTGTGACAGGCGTAGCTTCGCCTTCAAATGTTGAAAGCGATGACAAAGCTGGTTGTCCTAACCCTAAACGGCA GAAGATATTAACTTCTTCTGATGGCAATTTCCTAAGTAAACCTAATAATGAATCACGGCATGTTCAAACTTTGAGTGTGGTTGACATAGTAAATGATGGCTACCGCTGGCGAAAATACGGACAGAAATTGGTGAAGGGAAATCCTAATCCAAG